In Ogataea parapolymorpha DL-1 chromosome I, whole genome shotgun sequence, the following are encoded in one genomic region:
- a CDS encoding Allantoin permease yields the protein MSKKLEEIKQVSLDNESQSAGSFEDRTGFFGKVRKLVKRLELDGTQNFTLSQLFLYNYDLKPLEEKRRTWRWWNFVTFWIADSFNINTWQIAATGVQAGLSWWATWITIWLGYSFCGCFVVLAARYGAYNHISFPVATRSSWGIWGSLWPVINRVVMACIWFGVQSVLGGQCVALMLRSIFGNDLETRIPNKLKGEISSFQMLAFFLFWLFQLPAIYMKPHTVRHLFTMKAIACPIAGIAFLAWTLVKADGGGPVIHQSGTLSGSAFGWAFVNSMMNSLANFATLIVNAPDFSRMSHKPNSSIYSQLITIPVAFSVTSLIGVLVSSASTVLYNETYWDPLDVLSRFLDNYSSGARGGVFLIALGFAIAQLGTNISANSLSAGTDMTALLPKYINIRRGGFICAIIGYAICPWNLLSSSSMFTTYLSAYAVFLSSIAGVYFCDYYLIRKGHIVLEDLYTADNSSQYFYTAGFNWRAILAYLCGIAPNIVGFVGATQTHTVPDGATKVYYFSFFTGYASSCCVLFLLTALFPVKGVPRENLFQKSWLEEWKDVESFDDFFHQRLVTEEVA from the coding sequence ATGTCGAAAAAACTGgaggaaatcaagcagGTCTCGCTCGACAACGAGTCGCAATCTGCCGGCTCGTTCGAGGACAGAACAGGATTCTTTGGCAAGGTCAGGAAACTGGTCAAACggctcgagctcgacgGCACACAGAACTTTACTCTGTcccagctgtttctgtaTAACTATGACCTCAAACCGCTCGAGGAAAAAAGACGTActtggagatggtggaaTTTTGTCACCTTCTGGATAGCAGACTCGTTCAACATAAATACCTGGCAGATTGCCGCCACGGGAGTGCAGGCAGGGCTCAGTTGGTGGGCCACCTGGATCACCATTTGGCTGGGGTACTCCTTCTGCGGCTGTTTTGTTGTTCTGGCAGCGCGGTACGGTGCGTACAACCATATCTCGTTCCCCGTTGCTACCAGGTCGTCCTGGGGAATATGGGGGTCTCTGTGGCCGGTCATCAACAGAGTGGTGATGGCTTGTATCTGGTTTGGCGTCCAGTCCGTGCTGGGAGGCCAGTGTGTGGCTCTGATGCTGCGGTCCATTTTCGGTAACGATCTCGAGACCAGAATACCAAACAAGCTGAAGGGAGAAATCTCGTCGTTCCAGATGCTGGCATTCTTTTTGTTCTGGCTATTCCAACTGCCGGCGATCTACATGAAACCGCACACCGTCCGTCACCTGTTCACCATGAAGGCCATTGCGTGCCCTATAGCTGGAATCGCGTTTCTGGCCTGGACGCTGGTCAAGGCGGATGGAGGCGGCCCGGTCATCCACCAGAGCGGCACGCTCAGTGGGTCTGCTTTCGGCTGGGCCTTTGTGAACAGTATGATGAACTCTCTCGCCAACTTTGCCACGCTCATAGTGAACGCTCCAgatttctccagaatgtcGCATAAGCcaaactcctccatctACTCGCAGCTGATCACAATCCCGGTTGCCTTTTCTGTCACCTCTCTCATCGGCGTGCTGGTCTCTTCGGCAAGCACAGTGCTCTACAACGAGACTTATTGGGACCCTCTGGACGTGCTTTCGCGGTTCCTCGACAATTACAGCAGCGGAGCCAGAGGAGGAGTCTTTTTGATCGCTCTTGGATTTGCTATTGCCCAACTCGGCACCAACATTTCCGCCAACTCGCTGTCGGCAGGTACTGACATGACTGCGCTGCTCCCAAAATACATCAACATCAGGAGAGGTGGTTTCATCTGCGCCATCATCGGCTACGCTATTTGTCCATGGAACTTActctcgtccagcagcatgtTCACCACTTACCTGAGCGCATACGCGGTGTTCCTCTCGTCCATCGCAGGTGTCTACTTCTGTGACTACTACCTCATCAGAAAGGGCCATATTGTGCTGGAAGACCTGTACACTGCCGATAACTCGAGCCAGTATTTCTACACAGCAGGATTCAACTGGAGAGCCATCTTGGCATACCTTTGTGGAATAGCTCCTAACATTGTTGGTTTTGTTGGAGCCACACAGACACACACTGTGCCAGACGGTGCTACCAAGGTGTATTACTTCAGTTTTTTCACTGGCTACGCCAGCTCGTGCTGTgttctgtttctgctcaCTGCACTGTTCCCGGTGAAAGGAGTGCCGAGAGAAAACCTGTTCCAGAAATCGTGGCTCGAAGAGTGGAAGGACGTGGAGTCCTTTGACGACTTCTTCCACCAGCGGCTCGTCACCGAAGAAGTGGCTTAA
- a CDS encoding U3 small nucleolar RNA-associated protein 13 has product MDFTTKRSYKKVDIEPFYIGSANATVSGDGVVLATAVLEDIVVINRETDDVVHQIQGDGDLVTTLQLTPDGKYLAIVSQSQQLKVFDLQQSKFIKTFKLPAASYISTVDPTSSLFAFGLTDGSVIVWDIEGSFITHNFKGHPSTVSSLRFYGKLDSKDWKLASGDIMGTVKIWDLVKRKCARTMKEHTATVRGVSFSDNGELFISSGRDSVIIVYNTRTWKEVKTIPVSHSVEACGFVEHEDKELLYTAGEFGLLKVWDLNSEKLVATSRKPLETTEELNIMDVLHLDKGIDSLLLVYSDQTIAEIDLDAQDGIFPTLRVMAGNHGTIADMRYVGPKFDQLALATNSPALRIVDVAEKPLDVTLCEAHTDLLNALDSTADGLWLATAAKDNTARLWRYDEEQKFVCVAVFEGHISSVTAVALPRTPVRDYPRFLITAAEDLTIKKWTIPKPGDEVIHVRKSDYTRRAHDKMIHSIDVSPNDDFLATASHDKMAKIWDLEAGETVGVLKGHKRPVYDISFCAYDRLIVTGSGDQTAKVWSLEDLTCIKTFQGPANAIQRVAFLARNQFIVGAGADGLIKIWEISSGDCVQTLDNHDNRIWALCIKDDGREFVSADADGAITIWIDNTEEVQQLEAEERKLKVEQEQSLQNYINKKDWVNAFKLALTLNHPMRLYNVLLASIAEGDEGSVIGSFGIESVISELEQDQILLLFKRVRDWNTNSRHFEVAQKLIKAILTNYSNEKLFEMPGLMGYIDAILPYSERHYGRLDDLVEQSFILDYVVQQMDKVV; this is encoded by the coding sequence ATGGACTTCACCACAAAAAGGAGCTATAAAAAGGTCGATATCGAGCCTTTTTACATTGGTTCTGCTAATGCAACAGTTTCCGGAGATGGTGTGGTTCTAGCAACTGCAGTTCTGGAAGATATAGTTGTTATCAACAGAGAAACAGATGATGTTGTGCACCAGATCCAGGGAGACGGAGATCTGGTGACGACGTTGCAACTAACACCGGACGGCAAATATCTGGCCATAGTATCTCAATCACAGCAACTCAAGGTTTTTGATCTCCAGCAAAGCAAATTCATCAAGACTTTCAAACTTCCGGCAGCATCATATATCTCTACCGTGGACCCTACTTCGTCTTTATTTGCATTCGGACTTACCGATGGTAGTGTCATTGTCTGGGATATAGAGGGGTCATTCATCACACACAACTTCAAAGGCCATCCATCGAcagtttcttctcttcGTTTTTATGGAAAACTCGACTCTAAAGATTGGAAGCTGGCCAGTGGAGATATCATGGGGACAGTGAAAATATGGGACCTGGTGAAACGCAAATGTGCCCGCACGATGAAAGAGCATACGGCTACCGTGAGAGGTGTCTCGTTCAGTGACAACGGTGAGCTGTTTATAAGCAGTGGAAGAGACAGCGTGATAATAGTGTACAATACCAGGACGTGGAAGGAGGTGAAGACAATTCCCGTCTCGCACTCTGTTGAGGCGTGTGGATTTGTTGAACATGAAGACAAAGAACTTTTGTATACGGCGGGCGAGTTTGGTCTTCTGAAGGTCTGGGACTTGAattctgaaaaactggtTGCAACCAGCAGGAAGCCACTGGAAACCACAGAAGAGCTCAATATTATGGACGTTTTGCATCTTGACAAAGGAATAGACtctttgctgctggtttATTCAGATCAGACAATTGCGGAGATTGATCTCGATGCACAAGATGGCATATTCCCAACTTTGAGGGTGATGGCGGGTAATCATGGTACCATCGCTGACATGCGCTATGTTGGTCCTAAATTTGACCAGCTTGCATTGGCAACGAACTCGCCTGCTTTGCGAATTGTCGACGTTGCGGAAAAGCCGCTCGATGTCACGCTGTGCGAAGCGCACACCGATTTGTTGAATGCTCTGGATTCCACCGCCGATGGCCTCTGGCTGGCTACCGCTGCTAAGGACAATACGGCACGGCTCTGGAGGTACGACGAGGAACAAAAATTCGTGTGTGTTGCCGTGTTTGAAGGCCACATCTCGTCGGTCACTGCTGTTGCGTTGCCTAGGACACCCGTCAGGGATTATCCTCGCTTCCTCATAACAGCAGCTGAAGACCTGACAATAAAAAAATGGACGATTCCTAAACCAGGAGACGAGGTGATACATGTGAGAAAGTCCGACTACACAAGAAGAGCGCACGACAAGATGATCCATTCCATTGACGTTAGTCCGAACGACGATTTTTTGGCGACCGCGAGCCACGACAAAATGGCCAAAATCTGGGACTTAGAGGCTGGCGAGACTGTTGGAGTTTTGAAGGGCCACAAGCGGCCAGTTTACGACATCAGTTTCTGTGCCTACGACAGACTAATTGTGACTGGTTCTGGTGACCAGACAGCCAAGGTGTGGTCATTAGAGGACCTTACGTGTATCAAGACTTTCCAGGGTCCGGCTAATGCTATTCAGCGAGTTGCGTTTCTAGCCAGAAATCAGTTTATTGTCGGAGCCGGTGCAGACGGTTTAATCAAGATCTGGGAAATCTCCAGCGGCGATTGCGTACAGACGCTCGACAACCACGACAATAGGATCTGGGCGCTGTGTATCAAAGACGACGGCCGCGAGTTTGTGTCTGCTGATGCCGACGGAGCAATCACCATATGGATAGACAACACCGAGGAGGTGCAACAGCTGGAAGCAGAGGAGCGCAAATTGAAGGTCGAGCAGGAACAGTCGTTGCAGAACtacatcaacaaaaaagACTGGGTGAACGCGTTCAAGCTGGCTTTGACTCTGAACCACCCTATGAGACTCTATAACGTTCTTCTGGCCAGTATAGCAGAGGGCGACGAAGGGTCTGTAATTGGATCCTTTGGCATCGAGAGTGTGATTtcagagctggaacaggaCCAGATATTGCTACTCTTCAAAAGAGTCCGGGACTGGAACACCAATTCGCGCCATTTCGAGGTGGCACAGAAGCTCATCAAGGCGATATTGACAAACTACTCCAACgagaagctgtttgagatGCCTGGGTTGATGGGGTACATTGACGCCATTTTGCCATACAGCGAGAGACATTATGGCAGGTTGGACGACCTGGTCGAGCAAAGTTTCATTTTGGACTATGTTGTTCAGCAGATGGACAAGGTGGTGTAA